The following are encoded in a window of Pangasianodon hypophthalmus isolate fPanHyp1 chromosome 14, fPanHyp1.pri, whole genome shotgun sequence genomic DNA:
- the sidt2 gene encoding SID1 transmembrane family member 2 isoform X5, translating to MSVQDIQCPVYDLDNNVAFIGMYQTMTKKAAITVQRKDFPSNSFYVVIVVKTEDEACGGPLRFYPLSPDELLDAGNRSKTLEVVVSPAIDSEVYVMGMLFCLGIFLFFYVLTFLLACIENKRMHKKKEGLLKPADMSPAETASLLGKTPASPYEYGSFADNASTMSSEPVTDSLASTDANYGYMGQEAFKRRPISTHHIVIRFERSLDTVGRCRQESLSSVDEDDYDTLADIDSDKNIVRTKKYLCVSDLARKDKRVLSKKYQIYFWNIATIAVFYALPVIQLVITYQTVVNVTGNQDICYYNFLCAHPLGALSSFNNILSNLGYVMLGLLFLLIVLQRDVVHKRALMRNDVTALECGIPKHFGLYYAMGTALMMEGLLSACYHVCPNYTNFQFDTSFMYMIAGLCMLKLYQKRHPDINASAYSAYACLAAVIFFSVLGVVFGKGNTAFWIVFSVLHIVFTLLLSTQLYYMGRWRLDTGILRRILHVIYTDCIRQCSGPMYIDRMVLLVMGNIVNWSLAAYGLIKKPNDFASYLLAIAICNLLLYFAFYIIMKLRSGERIQCLPLVCILFTAVVWSFALFFFFQGLSTWQKTPAESREHNRDCILLSFFDDHDIWHFLSSIAMFGSFLVLLTMDDDLDTVQRDKIYVF from the exons AGGAAGGACTTTCCCAGTAACAGCTTCTACGTGGTGATCGTGGTGAAGACGGAGGACGAGGCGTGCGGCGGGCCGCTCAGGTTCTACCCCCTCTCACCCG atGAGCTGCTGGATGCTGGAAACCGGAGCAAAACTCTGGAAGTGGTCGTCTCTCCTGCCATCGACT CCGAGGTGTACGTTATGGGAATGCTGTTCTGTCTCGGCATCTTCCTGTTTTTCTACGTATTGACCTTCCTGTTGGCCTGCATTGAAAACAAGag aatgcacaaaaagaaGGAGGGGCTTCTGAAGCCAGCAGACATGTCGCCGGCGGAGACAG CCTCTCTCTTAG GAAAAACTCCGGCCTCTCCATATGAATATGGCTCATTcg ctgaTAACGCCAGTACGATGAGCTCAGAACCCGTGACGGACAGTTTGGCCTCCACTGATGCTAACTATGGATACATGG GACAGGAGGCTTTCAAGCGTCGGCCAATCAGCACACACCACATAGTCATCCGCTTTG AGCGCTCCTTGGACACAGTGGGTCGCTGCAGACAGGAGTCTCTGAGTTCAGTGGACGAGGATGACTACGACACGCTGGCCGATATCGACTCGGACAAGAACATCGTCCGCACCAAG AAGTACCTGTGTGTCTCTGATCTGGCTCGGAAAGACAAGCGAGTGCTGAGCAAGAAGTACCAGATTTACTTCTg gaacatCGCCACCATTGCCGTGTTCTACGCTCTGCCCGTGATCCAGCTGGTCATCACGTATCAGACG gttgTGAACGTGACAGGAAATCAGGACATCTGTTACTACAACTTCCTCTGTGCGCATCCTCTAGGAgctctgag CTCGTTCAACAACATCCTGAGTAACCTAGGTTACGTTATGCTCGGGCTGCTGTTCCTGCTCATCGTGCTGCAGAGGGATGTCGTGCACAAGCGTGCACTCATGCGCAACGATGTCACCGCGCTG gagtgcgGCATCCCCAAGCACTTTGGTCTGTACTATGCCATGGGTACGGCTCTGATGATGGAGGGGTTGTTGAGTGCCTGTTACCACGTCTGCCCCAACTACACCAACTTCCAAttcg aCACGTCGTTTATGTACATGATCGCGGGTTTGTGTATGCTGAAGCTGTATCAGAAGAGACACCCGGACATCAACGCCAGTGCCTACAGCGCCTACGCCTGTCTCGCTGCTGTCATCTTCTTCTCCGTGCTGGGAGTG gtgtttGGGAAAGGGAACACAGCGTTCTGGATCGtcttctcagtgctgcacatTGTGTTCACTCTGTTGCTCAGCACTCAACTGTACTACATGGGCCGCTGGAGGCTGG ATACAGGGATCTTGCGCAGGATACTTCATGTAATCTACACAGACTGTATTCGCCAGTGCAGTGGACCCATGTACAta GATCGCATGGTGCTACTTGTGATGGGCAACATTGTGAACTGGTCTCT ggCTGCATACGGTCTCATTAAAAAGCCAAATGACTTTGCTTCATACCTGCTGGCCATCGCCATCTGTAACCTGCTGCTGTACTTCGCCTTCTACATCATCATGAag ctgcggAGTGGTGAACGGATCCAGTGTTTGCCGCTTGTGTGTATTCTCTTCACGGCTGTAGTTTGGAGCttcgctcttttttttttctttcagggaCTCAGCACCTGgcag aaaaCGCCGGCGGAGTCCCGTGAGCACAATCGCGACTGCATCCTCCTCTCATTCTTTGACGATCACGACATCTGGCACTTCCTGTCCTCAATCGCCATGTTCGGCTCCTTCCTg GTACTGCTGACGATGGACGATGACCTGGACACGGTTCAGCGAGACAAAATCTATGTCTTCTAG